One Vicia villosa cultivar HV-30 ecotype Madison, WI unplaced genomic scaffold, Vvil1.0 ctg.003833F_1_1, whole genome shotgun sequence genomic window carries:
- the LOC131641554 gene encoding uncharacterized protein LOC131641554 → MVENKVNVASIPYTPAKIPIPAKAPPLVITLPGPVPYHSEKAIPWNYGGEVFYQGAKYEIKTPVEKEDVDNVVGIGRMTRSGCIFNPPQNTRDDNAEALAQAKGKRVVEDAVDQGQSSNSEDTVAKEMEEFLKIIKRSEYKVVDQLSQTQSKISILQLLLCSETHRNALLRLLSAAFVPPEISVNQLEGVVSNINAGNGLGFTDADLPPKGRNHNRALHISVECKRTMLSCVLVDNGSSLNVLPKSSLMRLDYFGVEIRPSELTVRAFDGSKRSVFGEVDLPIMMGPQLFTINFFVMDIHLSFSCLLGRPWIHAAGAVTSTLHQKLKFATQGKIVTICGEEEHLVSHLASFRYIDVEGEVHETPCQAFEAVQTIKIPYVENKKLEAPMSSLKEAKAVVESGHPEGWGRVLDLPVKQDKCGIRYQLGQSSSNEAPKKPGTFVPIKFSSAGIVKDHICATNDETDSDYDIEEWIKPCAPG, encoded by the coding sequence ATGGTTGAAAACAAAGTCAATGTGGCATCCATCCCGTATACTCCTGCCAAGATTCCCATTCCTGCCAAAGCACCTCCTTTGGTCATTACATTGCCTGGTCCCGTCCCGTATCACAGTGAAAAAGCAATCCCATGGAATTATGGTGGAGAAGTTTTCTACCAAGGAGCCAAGTATGAGATTAAAACGCCGGTTGAGAAAGAAGATGTGGATAATGTTGTTGGCATTGGAAGAATGACAAGAAGTGGTTGTATTTTCAATCCTCCCCAAAATACTCGCGATGATAATGCAGAGGCTCTAGCTCAAGCTAAAGGAAAAAGAGTGGTAGAGGATGCAGTGGATCAAGGGCAAAGCTCTAATTCTGAAGATACTGTGGccaaagagatggaagagttcctaaAGATCATCAAGAGAAGTGAGTATAAAGTGGTTGACCAGTTGAGTCAAACTCAATCAAAGATTTCGATCTTGCAGTTGCTCTTGTGTTCGGAAACACATCGAAATGCTTTGTTGAGACTTTTAAGTGCTGCCTTTGTCCCTCCAGAAATCTCAGTGAATCAACTTGAAGGAGTGGTGTCAAACATCAATGCTGGTAATGGATTGGGGTTCACTGATGCTGATCTGCCTCCTAAAGGTAGAAACCACAATAGAGCTTTACATATATCGGTGGAGTGTAAAAGGACTATGTTATCATGCGTTCTCGTGGATAATGGATCCTCTTTGAATGTATTACCGAAGTCGTCTTTGATGAGGCTAGATTATTTTGGTGTTGAGATAAGGCCGAGTGAATTGACGGTGAGAGCTTTTGATGGATCAAAGAGATCAGTGTTTGGGGAAGTTGACTTGCCGATAATGATGGGTCCTCAGCTTTTCACTATTAATTTCTTTGTGATGGATATCCACCTGTCTTTCAGTTGTCTCCTGGGACGTCCATGGATCCATGCTGCAGGGGCCGTGACTTCCACATTGCATCAGAAACTCAAATTCGCGACTCAAGGAAAGATAGTCACAATATGTGGTGAGGAAGAACACTTGGTAAGCCATCTCGCGTCCTTCAGGTATATTGATGTGGAAGGAGAGGTCCACGAGACGCCTTGCCAAGCCTTTGAGGCTGTCCAGACTATCAAGATCCCTTATGTTGAAAATAAGAAGTTGGAGGCTCCCATGTCTTCACTAAAGGAAGCCAAAGCTGTGGTTGAATCTGGTCATCCTGAAGGATGGGGTCGAGTTTTAGATTTACCAGTCAAGCAGGATAAATGTGGGATCAGATATCAGTTGGGTCAGAGTTCATCTAATGAGGCCCCCAAGAAGCCCGGAACCTTTGTTCCGATTAAGTTCTCTAGTGCTGGCATCGTCAAAGACCATATTTGTGCTACTAATGATGAAACAGATAGCGATTATGACATTGAAGAATGGATCAAGCCGTGTGCCCCAGGATAG